From Cyanobacteriota bacterium, one genomic window encodes:
- a CDS encoding DUF4011 domain-containing protein — MAINHSSLEFKQSKIKSQLENWKKHLIDFSKRNQLLFFKPRPSMTIEFTEDPKDVFKKLVLESKSLALQHSITAFNTNELGTDGATEIPMNDDSLEPGMSFEDIESFDAPMAIDIDFDLSSALQTNKDLKSLDQCLSKLKTRAKASIQETGVNILYLTLFFLEWKPKTANNIEDIAKSPLLLLPVNLDRRGLNGAFKLNLVEDEIRINPTLAYKLDRDYGIDLSGFEEELQEIENIEQLEETIARIQAYITKDHINWIMIDESCLSLFSFAKLSLYKDIEENEKRIENHPIIRQISGELIGADELSKIQPLKQEFLVKADQIDSKLDANHSMQILDADSSQEEAINAAKAGQSFVIQGPPGTGKSQTIANIIAESLAQNKKILFVSEKKSALEVVVNRLKESKLDLFCLELHNSQKKKSEIIHKLKTSVDEIKALAMDSQRPVFIDDINKVKKQIQSGIDELHKIREPISKSLYEIYGELSDLEMKLAGAEGIEFTVPSIEKIDLRKLSQLDYWFKDLACKQEILNDYGNFIWRNADVQNLSFELENEIKTNFIEFKNILKRLEDYANPIAQKYFAREVTNIKEFKWLAEASKLAIDSPFPKKDWFNPTKLNDVQTLTIEAKIEHEEYTMDKTKLLGKYNPDFLELNHEELITKFTKKFTGIFRFLNFDYYQTVDKIKKMSVYNEAKSIDSIIRDLEHAAQLDKKANEIAKEETELKFALGDFYDEFDTDWNETITAINWVRKVMGKFGDGSLPNTLLEVVSENTEEDSFSDFQQQAKDLIQAYELLKFHSQYYKTIFPNPNLDFDKLSFSELSDHLEDLITNITKIEDWIEFKRLETEAKNLGMGQFVTALIHSPIKNIDAGMIKSLFLRKLYQLWADKIEIENPQMRKFSGDAQQLLIDKFTNLDLQLQAKNQYQVSKSLSLNWIEFASNILNKQDLQVLSHELNKKKKHKPARLLIQEIPELLQTLKPCWMMSPLSVSQLIEVKKNNNDHRLVEFDLVIFDEASQIRTEDAICSIYRGKQLILAGDSNQLPPTNFFSQIDNDDDDYENNNFESVLDECSVFLDSHTLNWHYRSRHEDLIKFSNYHIYDNQLITFPSPIAKSDDYGIEFELIDKGYYEKGSRFNRKEAARVAEAIIEHYAKNPETSLGVIAFSEAQQFAIERELAKELRKNPEQNQSFLDEERTDSLFIKNLENVQGDERDVIYFSIGYARDRKGNLSHNFGPLNRDGGHRRLNVAITRARNKLKVFSSITSSDIDLSRTSAQGATLLKKYLGFTEEAYMSSRTGETSLITANELSLPASGEAIQSSNSDGICSIEESIARSIEARGYQVERFLGSSDYRIDIAIRDPQNPDQFILAIETDGKIYQSAKTTRDRERLRRQVLKSLNWNVHKIWARDWVRNAEQELAKLITKID; from the coding sequence ATGGCGATTAACCACAGTTCATTAGAGTTCAAACAATCCAAAATCAAGTCACAACTTGAGAACTGGAAAAAGCATCTTATCGATTTCAGCAAGAGAAATCAACTCTTGTTTTTCAAACCACGCCCGAGCATGACAATTGAATTTACTGAAGATCCCAAAGATGTATTCAAAAAACTAGTACTTGAATCAAAGTCACTTGCTTTACAACATTCGATTACCGCTTTCAACACCAATGAACTTGGCACAGATGGGGCAACTGAAATCCCCATGAATGATGACTCATTAGAGCCAGGCATGAGCTTTGAAGATATTGAGTCATTTGACGCTCCCATGGCAATTGATATTGACTTCGACTTAAGTAGTGCACTACAAACCAATAAAGATCTTAAATCACTTGATCAATGTCTTTCTAAACTCAAAACCAGAGCCAAAGCCAGCATTCAAGAAACCGGCGTTAATATACTTTATCTCACACTTTTTTTCTTGGAATGGAAACCCAAAACAGCCAACAATATAGAAGACATAGCAAAATCACCGCTACTACTGTTGCCTGTCAATCTTGATAGACGCGGACTCAATGGCGCATTCAAGCTCAACCTGGTTGAAGACGAGATTCGAATAAATCCGACACTCGCCTACAAACTAGATAGAGACTACGGTATAGACCTTAGTGGTTTTGAAGAAGAGTTGCAAGAAATTGAAAACATAGAACAACTTGAGGAAACTATTGCCCGCATTCAAGCCTATATAACCAAGGATCACATAAACTGGATAATGATTGACGAATCATGTTTGAGCTTGTTTTCTTTTGCCAAACTTTCACTCTATAAAGATATAGAAGAGAACGAGAAGAGAATTGAAAATCATCCGATTATAAGACAAATCTCTGGAGAGCTTATCGGAGCAGATGAACTTAGCAAAATTCAACCACTCAAGCAAGAGTTTCTGGTTAAAGCAGATCAAATTGATAGTAAACTGGATGCCAATCATTCAATGCAAATTCTTGATGCTGACAGTAGTCAAGAAGAAGCAATCAATGCAGCCAAAGCCGGTCAGAGCTTTGTTATTCAAGGACCTCCTGGTACCGGCAAATCACAAACCATAGCCAATATTATTGCTGAGTCACTTGCACAAAACAAAAAAATCCTTTTTGTAAGCGAAAAAAAATCGGCTCTTGAAGTTGTTGTAAATAGACTCAAAGAAAGTAAACTCGATCTTTTTTGCCTTGAATTACATAACTCTCAAAAGAAAAAATCAGAAATTATCCACAAACTCAAAACTTCAGTTGATGAAATTAAAGCGCTGGCAATGGATTCTCAACGTCCAGTTTTTATTGATGATATAAACAAAGTCAAAAAACAAATCCAATCAGGGATTGATGAACTGCACAAGATACGTGAGCCAATCAGCAAGAGCCTTTATGAGATTTATGGTGAGCTAAGTGACCTTGAGATGAAACTTGCTGGTGCTGAAGGAATTGAATTTACAGTTCCAAGTATAGAAAAAATAGACTTGCGTAAGCTCTCCCAGCTTGATTATTGGTTCAAAGACCTTGCCTGCAAACAAGAGATTCTTAATGACTATGGTAATTTCATTTGGCGTAACGCTGACGTGCAAAACCTCAGCTTTGAACTAGAAAATGAAATCAAAACTAATTTCATTGAATTTAAAAATATCCTCAAAAGACTAGAAGACTACGCTAATCCAATTGCACAGAAATATTTTGCTCGTGAAGTGACCAATATCAAAGAATTCAAGTGGCTCGCTGAAGCCTCCAAGCTAGCAATCGATTCTCCGTTTCCTAAGAAGGATTGGTTCAACCCCACTAAACTCAACGACGTGCAAACACTTACAATTGAAGCTAAGATTGAGCATGAAGAATACACCATGGATAAGACCAAATTACTTGGTAAATACAATCCTGACTTTCTGGAATTAAATCACGAAGAACTAATAACTAAATTCACCAAGAAATTCACTGGGATATTCAGATTCCTCAATTTTGATTACTATCAGACAGTCGACAAAATCAAAAAGATGTCAGTCTACAACGAAGCTAAGAGCATTGATTCGATCATTCGCGACCTTGAACATGCTGCCCAATTAGACAAAAAAGCAAATGAAATAGCCAAAGAAGAAACCGAGCTCAAATTTGCTCTTGGTGATTTTTATGATGAGTTTGATACTGACTGGAATGAAACTATCACTGCAATCAATTGGGTGCGTAAGGTAATGGGTAAATTTGGTGACGGGAGCTTACCAAACACCTTACTTGAAGTAGTTTCAGAGAACACAGAAGAAGATAGTTTTAGTGATTTCCAGCAACAAGCCAAGGATCTAATTCAAGCATATGAATTACTGAAGTTCCATTCACAATATTACAAAACGATTTTCCCTAATCCTAATTTAGACTTTGATAAACTAAGCTTCTCTGAACTATCAGATCATCTTGAAGACTTAATAACCAACATCACCAAAATAGAAGACTGGATAGAATTCAAAAGACTAGAAACAGAAGCCAAAAATCTAGGAATGGGTCAGTTTGTTACTGCATTAATCCATTCACCAATAAAAAATATTGATGCGGGAATGATTAAATCTCTATTCTTGCGCAAACTCTACCAACTCTGGGCTGACAAAATTGAGATTGAGAACCCACAGATGCGCAAATTCAGTGGTGACGCACAACAACTACTTATTGATAAATTCACCAATCTTGACTTACAGTTGCAAGCAAAAAACCAATATCAAGTTAGTAAATCACTGTCACTCAACTGGATAGAGTTTGCTTCCAATATCCTCAATAAACAAGACTTGCAAGTTCTTAGTCACGAGCTTAACAAAAAGAAGAAACACAAGCCAGCTAGACTCTTAATACAAGAGATTCCAGAACTCCTGCAAACACTCAAGCCTTGTTGGATGATGAGCCCACTTTCTGTTTCTCAATTAATCGAAGTCAAAAAAAACAATAATGACCACAGACTCGTTGAGTTTGACTTGGTGATTTTTGATGAGGCTTCACAAATCAGAACCGAAGATGCTATTTGTTCTATTTATAGAGGTAAGCAACTTATATTAGCTGGTGACTCTAATCAATTACCTCCAACTAATTTCTTTAGCCAAATTGACAATGATGACGATGACTACGAAAACAACAACTTCGAGAGTGTACTTGACGAGTGTTCAGTCTTCCTTGACAGTCACACACTCAATTGGCACTATCGCAGTCGTCATGAGGATTTAATCAAGTTTTCTAATTATCATATTTATGACAATCAATTAATCACTTTTCCTTCTCCAATTGCAAAGTCTGACGATTATGGAATTGAGTTTGAATTAATAGACAAGGGTTATTACGAAAAAGGCTCAAGGTTTAACCGCAAAGAAGCAGCAAGAGTAGCTGAAGCTATCATTGAGCACTATGCCAAGAATCCTGAAACCAGCCTTGGTGTTATTGCTTTCTCTGAAGCCCAGCAATTTGCCATCGAAAGAGAACTAGCAAAAGAATTACGCAAAAACCCAGAACAAAACCAAAGCTTCTTGGATGAAGAGCGCACTGACTCTTTGTTTATCAAAAACCTTGAGAATGTACAAGGTGATGAGCGTGATGTGATTTACTTTAGTATCGGTTACGCTAGAGACCGCAAAGGCAATCTCTCACACAACTTTGGGCCACTTAATCGTGATGGTGGGCATAGACGACTCAACGTTGCAATCACTAGAGCTAGAAACAAACTCAAAGTCTTTAGTTCTATTACTTCTTCTGACATTGACCTTAGCCGTACTAGTGCTCAAGGAGCCACTCTACTCAAGAAATACCTTGGCTTTACTGAAGAAGCATATATGAGTTCTAGAACCGGAGAGACATCATTAATAACTGCAAACGAACTTTCATTGCCAGCCTCAGGCGAGGCAATCCAGTCTAGCAATTCAGACGGTATTTGTTCTATCGAAGAATCCATAGCCAGATCTATAGAAGCCCGAGGCTACCAAGTCGAACGTTTCTTAGGTTCCTCTGATTATAGAATTGATATAGCAATCCGTGACCCACAAAATCCAGATCAGTTCATACTAGCAATTGAAACTGATGGTAAGATCTATCAATCAGCCAAAACCACTCGTGACAGAGAGCGCCTGCGTAGACAAGTACTCAAATCACTTAACTGGAATGTTCATAAAATATGGGCAAGAGATTGGGTTAGGAATGCAGAGCAAGAGTTAGCAAAACTGATAACTAAGATCGACTAG
- the dapB gene encoding 4-hydroxy-tetrahydrodipicolinate reductase yields the protein MPQLQKARVIVAGALGKMGRSAVETFLANSDRFELVAALVRKLGDVDASTKKEFEAHGVRLIDKLEPELQKGNIDILVELTTPDSVFHNSKLALNNGVRPVIGATGLSDDDINDLTRLSLKNSLGTIIAPNFAIGAILMMKFAAQASKYMDRYEIIEKHHEAKIDSPSGTAIKTAKLISESAGKKKNKSPHAGEISRGELHYGVPIHSLRLQGYVASQEVIFGGQGQTLTINHETIDRSSFMPGILLASEKVMDLDRLVYGLENLI from the coding sequence ATGCCACAACTGCAAAAAGCTCGAGTAATAGTCGCCGGCGCCTTAGGTAAAATGGGTAGGTCAGCTGTTGAGACTTTCTTAGCTAATTCAGATAGATTTGAACTAGTTGCTGCTTTAGTACGTAAGCTAGGGGATGTTGATGCTAGTACCAAAAAAGAATTTGAAGCTCATGGTGTCAGATTAATCGACAAGCTTGAACCAGAGTTACAGAAAGGCAATATTGATATTTTAGTTGAGCTAACAACACCTGATAGTGTTTTTCATAATTCCAAACTTGCTCTTAACAACGGTGTTAGACCGGTGATTGGGGCAACCGGTTTAAGTGATGATGATATAAATGATTTAACTAGACTTAGTTTAAAGAACTCACTTGGAACTATCATTGCACCCAATTTTGCCATTGGAGCGATTCTGATGATGAAATTTGCAGCTCAAGCTAGTAAGTACATGGATAGGTATGAAATCATTGAAAAACATCATGAAGCCAAAATCGATTCACCTTCTGGGACAGCAATTAAGACTGCTAAATTAATTAGTGAAAGTGCCGGCAAGAAAAAAAACAAAAGTCCGCATGCTGGTGAAATCTCGCGTGGTGAGTTGCATTATGGTGTGCCAATTCACAGCCTGCGCTTGCAGGGCTATGTAGCTAGTCAAGAGGTGATTTTTGGTGGTCAAGGACAGACTCTTACTATTAATCATGAGACTATTGATAGATCTAGTTTTATGCCAGGGATTTTATTAGCTTCAGAGAAAGTGATGGACTTGGATAGGTTGGTTTATGGGCTGGAGAATTTGATTTAA
- the acpS gene encoding holo-ACP synthase translates to MRLGNDLCNPSRIEKIYKRFGAKFLQRLLTKEEIEDLLAQQSKKLFIHRLAGRYAAKEAIAKLFGTGIGKELSFQDIQIIRDPSGKPLVKLSEKATKLAEKLEIKDIQVSISHEDIMVLATAISSS, encoded by the coding sequence ATGAGACTTGGAAACGACCTCTGCAACCCCTCAAGGATCGAAAAGATCTACAAGCGCTTCGGCGCCAAATTTTTGCAGCGCCTTCTTACAAAAGAAGAGATAGAAGATCTCTTAGCGCAACAATCCAAAAAACTATTTATTCATAGATTAGCAGGACGCTATGCAGCCAAAGAAGCAATTGCCAAATTATTTGGCACTGGTATCGGCAAGGAGCTCAGCTTCCAAGATATTCAAATTATTAGAGATCCTAGTGGTAAACCACTAGTCAAACTCTCAGAGAAAGCCACTAAATTAGCTGAAAAGCTTGAGATTAAAGATATTCAAGTATCAATAAGCCATGAGGATATTATGGTCTTAGCTACCGCCATCTCTTCTTCTTAA